The Erythrobacter litoralis HTCC2594 nucleotide sequence ATCGAGCGCAGCGACGCGATTGCGCAATTCGTCGCGCTCTTCATTGAGCGCGGCGATCTGGTCCTGCCGCTGATCCAGCAATTGCTCGTATTCGCTCCACGCCAACGCACCGCTCGGCCCGAAAGCTGCGAGCCCAAGCATCAGCAGCAGAGCGGCCAGCGCCAGCGCGTGTGTGAACTTCTCCCGCGGGAGGATGATCTTGTGCCCCTGCCTGGTCATGAAGACGACAGAATCATAGCGGATTCGCAGCATCAAGCGGTCTTCCCGAAAATGCGATGAAACGAATCTGGCATGAGTCGAACCGTGCACCTTTCGCGCCTGATTCGCCAGTGGGCTTCAAAGCGCGGCCACATTTTACACCCGCCCTACCCCTTGTGTAAATTCGCCTAATGCGATATAGTTTCTCTTGAAACTAGTTTGCCGACCTCAGAATATTCAGGAGTTCCCCCATGGCCGATCTATTCGAAAATCCCGCTGGTCTCGACGGCTTCGAGTTCGTCGAATTCTGCGCGCCCGAGAAAGGCCAGCTTGAACCTGTGTTCGAAGCAATGGGCTTCACCCATGTCGCAACGCACCGCTCGAAAGACGTGCATTTGTGGCGCCAGGGCGGCATCAACCTGATCGCGAATTACGAACCGCGCAGCGCCGCGTGGTATTTCGCGCGCGAGCACGGCCCTTCGGCCTGTGGCATGGCGTTCCGCGTGAAAGATGCGGCCGCCGCCTGGGATCACCTGATGGATGCAGGGGCCGAACCGGTGCAGGTCGAAACCGGCCCGATGGAACTCGCGATCCCTGCGATCCGCGGAATCGGCGGCGCGATCCTGTATCTCGTCGATCGTTATGAGGACGAGAACGGTGATGGTTTGTCGATCTACGACATCGACTTCGACTATCTGCCGGGTGTCGACAAATACCCCGAGGGCGCAGGTTTCAAGGTCATCGATCACCTGACCCACAACGTCTACACTGGCCGCATGAAGTACTGGGCGGACTATTACGAGACGCTCTTCAACTTCAAGGAAATCCGCTTTTTCGACATCAAAGGCGAATATACCGGCCTGACCTCCAAGGCCCTGACCGCGCCCGACGGCAAGATCCGCATCCCGCTCAACGAAGAAGGCGAAGGCGGCAAGGGCCAGATCGAGGAGTTCCTGCGCGAGTTCAACGGCGAAGGCATCCAGCACATCGCGTTGATCTGCGATGATCTCATCTCCTGTTGGGACCGGCTGAAGGAATTCGGCGTGCCGTTCATGACCGCGCCGCCGGAAACCTATTACGAAATGCTCGATGAGCGTTTGCCCGGCCATGGCGAGAATGTCGACGAACTCAAAATGCGCGGCATCCTGCTCGACGGCACGACTGAGGGCGGTCAGCCCCGCCTGCTGCTGCAGATTTTTGCCGAAGCGCAGGTCGGCCCGGTGTTCTTCGAATTCATCCAGCGCAAGGGTGACGAAGGCTTCGGCGAAGGGAACTTCAAGGCACTGTTCGAGTCGATGGAACGCGACCAGATCAAGCGCGGAACCCTGAGTGTCGATGACGCCAAGAGCGTCGAAGCGGAGCCGGCAGAATGAACGACCAGTCCAGCCATCCCGTAAAACTGGGCGGCGTCCACCATGCCGCCTATCGCTGCAAGGACGCGAAGGAGACCGTCGAATGGTACGGCCGCGTCCTCGGCATGGATTACACCACTGCGTTTGCCGAAGACCATGTGCCATCGACGGGCGAATACGATCCCTACATGCACGTCTTCCTCGACGCGGGAAACGGCAACATCCTCGCCTTCTTCGAGCTGCCCAACCAGAAGGACATGGGCCGTGACGAAAACACCCCGGCCTGGGTCCAGCATCTGGCCTTCCGCGTCGGTAGCGAGAAAGAATTGCTCGCAGCGAAAGAGCATATCGAAGCGCAAGGCATCGATGTTCTGGGCCCGACGCACCACGGTATCTTCAAGTCGATCTATTTCTTCGACCCCAACGGCCACCGCGTCGAACTGGCGGCCGACATCGGCACCGAGGAGCAGTATGCCGAGCTCAAGCGCGTTGCGCCGATGATGCTCGACGAATGGAGCGAAACCAAGAAGGCCCCTCGCCACGCCGACTGGCTGCACGACCTTGCCCGCAAGGAGCACGGTGTAGACTGACCGGCGCACGAGCACTCGCGCGTCGCATGTTGCAAATTCCGGAACCCCTGCGAATATCGCCCGTTTTGCGGGTAAGTTCAGAGGGGTTTTCATGACACAACAGACACCGGTGGCGCCGGACGAGAGTTTCGACCGCACCGTAAACACGATCGCAACCTTGCAGGATCAGCTGGTCGGCATGGGCGAAGGTTTGATCCGCGCCCTGCCCAACCTGGCCATTGCGCTGTTCATTCTGTTCATCACCTGGATCATCGCCAAATTCGCCGCGAAGATCGCCGATGGACTGACCGGCAAGACCGAAATCCGGCCCAGCCTCAAGAACCTTATCGACACCGTCGTAAAACTGGCGATCTGGATCGTCGGCCTGATGGTGGCGCTGATCGTGGTCATGCCCGGCATGACGCCTGCGAGCCTGATCGCCGGCCTCGGTATCGGCGCGGTCGCGATCGGTTTCGCGTTCCAGGACATTTTCGAGAATTTCCTCGCCGGCGTGCTCATCATGCTGCGCGAGAAGATGCGGATTGGCGATGTGATCGAGTGCGAAGGCATCATCGGCAAGGTCGAGCACATCACCTTGCGCGAAACCTATGTCCGCAAGTTGTCGGGTGAAGTGACGCTGGTGCCGAACTCGATGCTGTTCAAGAACCCGGTCGAGATCCTTACCGACGAGACCGAGCGCCGGCACGAAGTCGTGGCCGGGGTCTCCTACGACACAGATCTCGATCATGCGGCCGAAGTTATTCGCAAAGCTGTCGAAGGCGTCGACAATGTCCTCACCGACAAGGGTATCGACGTGTTCGCGAGCGAGTTCGCCGACAGCTCTGTGAACTTCAACGTGCGATGGTGGGCAGGCTCCAAACCGCGCGACATGCACGAAAGCCGCGACCGCGTGGTCCGCGCCATCAAGCGGGCGCTGGACGATGCTGGGATCGAGATTCCGTTCCCTTACATCACCCATACCTTCAAGGAACGGGTTCCGCTTGGGAGCGCCAGCGAAAGCTGATAGCCGCCTCGGGTGGCAGACGACGATAGCGACCCCGGCGCCCGCGCCGGTCTGAGCAGGGCCGACCAATGGTGGTTGGCCCTGCTTACGGGCGTGACGGTCGCCAACGCCTATTACATCCACCCGATCATCGCCGAGATCGGGCAGCATTTCGACGTCTCTCCCGCCCAGATCGGCCTCGTCCCGGCCTTCAACCAGATCGCTTTGGCTCTGGGCATTTTCCTGCTGCTCCCGCTCGGCGACCGGATCAGCAATCGCACCCTGTCGATAGTGCTCGCGGCCTGCCAGACTGGGACACTGGTGGTGATGGCGCTGGCGCAGGATTTCGTGCTTTTCGTCGCCGCTTCGACCTTGCTCGGCTTCGTCACCATCGTACCCTACCTGCTCCCGGCCTATGCCTCGAAGCGCGTGCCGCGCGAGGCATTGGGCAAAGTGACCGGCGTGCTGACGGCCGGGATCATCGTTGCCATCCTGGTCGCCCGCGTCGGCGCAGGACTGGTCGCCGAGTGGGCCGACTGGCGCTGGGTCTACTGGATCGCGGCAGCGCTCATGGCTTCGGTCACGTGTGCGATTCCCTTCATCATGGAAGGTCGCGCGCAGCAGTCTGACGCAACTCCGGAGCAAGGCTATTTTGCCTTGGTGGGCTCTACCCTGACCCTATTGGCGCAATACCCACGCGTGGCGCTTTCCGGGGCGATACAGGCGCTCAACTTCGGCATGTTCCTGATTATCTGGCTCGGCCTCGCCTTCCACCTGACGAGCCCCGAGATGGGATACGGCACCGACACCGTCGGCTACCTCGCTGCCATTGCCATCGTCAGCATCTATGCGACACCGCGGCTCAGCGGGTGGGCAGACAGTGTCGGCCCCTACCGCGCCCGCGTAATACTGGGGTGCGTCCAGGCTTTCGGCATCCTGCTTTATTGGCCGACCGGGTCGAGCCTGTGGCTGCTGCTGATCCCTCTGATCATCACCAACATCGTCGGCCCGACCATCGATGTAGCCGGGCGCATGACCTTCCTCAGCCTCGCGCCGGAAATCCGCACCCGGCTGATGACCGGCTATATCATCATGATGTTTGGCGGTGCGGGCATTGCCAGTTGGGCCGCCCCAGTGGCGTACGATCTGGCCGGCTGGAACGGCATCGCCGGGCTGTGCGCTGGCATGTCGCTGGTGCTCGTCCTGCTATCGTGGCTCGCCGAGCGAAATCAGCCTGTCTGAAGCGCAGCCAGGAATTCGCGAATGCGCTTGGCGTTCTCGCCAAGGTCGCTTTGACCGACCCGGCTGACGGATCGCATGTCGACCCGCGTTCGCCCGCCGTCCGCCGGCACCGCCCGAAGCACGACGATATCCTCGAACTTGATCCATGACGCATAGGCAACCGCTTCGAAGCGCCCTTTCTCAGGCGCAGTTGCGGCGATCGTCCAGCCGCGCTCTTCCGCGAGCTCCGCCGCCTTCGCGACAACCTCGGCCGGGCTCATCGCGACGAGAATACCATCGATGTCGGGATAGCCCTCGCGGTGCTGGGCCTTCCAGTCTTCGACGCCTTCCGTGCCGCGCAGATTGTCTTCCGGGACGATCAGCTCGGCAAATTCGGGCGGATTGTCGAGGTCGGTCGTGACGTCGTGGATAAAGGGATAGTCGGCCGCGGTACTGCGCAGCAGCGACAGCGCACCGAAGGCCGCAACCCCGATCACTAGCGCAGTCACTGCCTTGCCGGCAGCCGGCCAACCGGCGCGCCAGTTCATGACGAGCGCAATCAGCGCGAGCACGGCGATTCCGCCGCCCGCCATGGCCATGTAGACAAAGGACATGAAGCCGGGGAGCTTGCCGATCACATCGTACCGGGCGAGCGTTGTCCCGATCAGCGCAACCGCGACGGCGGCGATGGCCAGCCAGAAAGCGAGGCCGCTGATGCGGCGGGTCCATGGGCTGTCGGTCATGTAATCGTCTCCCAAATTTCAATAGCGTCCCCAAACGGATTGTCCGCCGCTGTGCTCTGGACGTCTTCGCGCTGCGCGCTTCGACACCGAACCTCGGTGGTGCGCCCGACAGGATTCGAACCTGTGGCCCCCAGATTAGGAATCTGGTGCTCTATCCGACTGAGCTACGGGCGCCCCTCTCGCGCCTTAAGGGCAAGCCCAGCGGCAATCAATCAATTGAGTTCGTCGGGATCGGCCACCGGCACGAGCAGCGGCGCGACGGCAATGCCTTCGTCGACCAGGTCTTGCGCTTCTTCCGGCGTGGCCTTGCCGTGGATCAACTCTTCGTCCTTCTCGCCATAATGCATGTCCCGCGCCTGCTGGGCGAAGTCCTTGCCGACCCACTTGCTCTCCTTGATGGCCTCGGACTGCGCTTTGGCCAGCGCTTTCATCGCTTCCATGACCTTAGGCGGAATCGCGCTCTCGCCGCCGCTGACGATCTCTTGCGCGGGCGCGTTCGACAGCGCTTCGCTGCGCGCACTGGATTTCGCCGGCACGGATGGAGCCATGGGCGCCTTGTCGACCTGCTCGCAACCGCATTCGGGGCATTGCAGCCAGCCCTTCTCGCGCTGCTCGGCAAAGTCCGCGCTGGAGCGGAACCAGACCTCGAACCGATGGCTGCTCGAGCAGGAAAGGTCGTAGACGATCATTGCGCGGTGGATTGAGGGATCGGGCGGCGGTTGGCAAGGCTGGGGACCTGTCGCCGCACTTCCTCGATGCGCGCCAAATCGATATCGGCGAAGCCCAGGCCCGGTTTGTCTCCGCTCATGTCGAGCAGGACCTCGCCCCACGGATCGACTACCAGGCTGTGACCATAAGTTTTTCGACCGTCTTCGTGCTCGCCGACCTGCGCCGCTGCGACAACGAAGGCGCTCGCTTCGATGGCGCGGGCGCGGACCAGCGTGTGCCAATGCGCCGCGCCGGTCGGTCGCGTGAAAGCCGCAGGGATCGCGATGCAATCGGCCCGCGCATTGCCCAGCTCTTCAAATAGCGCCGGAAAGCGCAGGTCATAGCAAATCGTCAGGCCAAGCCGTCCCACGGGCGTGTCGTCGACCAATACGACTTCCTCACCCGGACGGTAGGCGTTCGATTCACGCCAACTCTCGCCATCGGCAAGATCGACATCGAACATGTGGATCTTGTCGTAATGCACTGGGCTCTCGCCCCTCGGGTAGAACAACCATTGTCGATTGGCGTAACGATCGTCTTCGACCCTGACCGGTGCGCCCACAGTCAGCCACAGCCCTGCCTCACGGGCTATGGCTTGCAGCCGCTCAGGGTATGGGGATTGGGCCTGCGGAGCGATATGCTGCGCCGCGCGCTTGCGATCGCGATCGAGCAACAGGCTCATCTCAGGCGTGAACAGCATTTCCGCCCCGCCCGCACTCGCTTCCCGCGCCGCCTGCTCAATCGCGGCGAAATTGGCCTCAGGATCGATCCCCGAGGTCATTTGCAGGACGGCTATCCTAGGCATCGACCTGACTGCCCTCAGCCTGCCAGCAGCGGATCGAGTTTGCCTTCACGCTCCAACGCGTGAAGCTCGTCGGAACCGCCGACATGCGTATCGCCGATGAAGATTTGCGGCACCGTCATCGCACCGGGCGCGCGCTCGCGCATTTCGTCCCGTTTCGGGCCGCCCATGGTGATGTCGAATTCCTCGTAGTCGACGCCTTTTTCGTCGAGCAGGCGCTTGGCGCGGACGCAGTAACCGCAACCGAATTTAGTGTAGATGTCGACCTTGGGTTCAGACATTGAAAATCCTTGTTTTTCCGACGCTTGGCAGGGCTTGAAAGCCATTTTATCCGACTTATATTCAGGTTTGGCGCGATGCCATATCGGATCGTGTCATTTGACCAACGGAATGCCGCGGATGCGGGTTCCTTGCAATTGAATTGCTCATTGGAGGATTTGAATATGTCACGTCTTGATTTCACCCCCTATCGTCGCAGCACCGTCGGTTTCGACCGCCTGTTCGACATGCTGGAAAGCAATGTTCGCCAGGGCGGCAGCGACAATTACCCGCCCTTCAACATCGAAAAGCGTGGCGATGACGAATATCGCATCACGCTCGCGATCGCAGGCTTCCGTCCGGAAGATCTCGATATTACCGCGCAGCAGAACCTGCTGACGGTGACCGGCAAGAAACGCGAGGAAGCCGCAGACGGCGAGATGCTTCACGTCGGCATCGCCAACCGCGGGTTCGAACGTCGCTTCGAACTGGCCGACTACGTACGCGTCGCCAATGCCGACCTGCGGGACGGCCTGCTGGTGATCGATCTCGTGCGCGAAGTGCCCGAGGCGATGAAGCCGAAGAAGATCCTGATCGGCGACCAGAAGACCCTCAACGTGGTCGATGGCGACAAGAAGGACGACGAAGCTAACGCTGCCTAACCGGCAGAAACGGTGAAATGATCGGGGCCTGCCCTTCGCTGGGCGGGCCCCTTTTCGTTTCGCGCAACGGAAACATCGGTCTGAATAATATGGGGCGGACCCGCTTGAAGATCCGCCCCGCGACCTGTGGCCGCCTCGTCCGATCCTAACCGTCCGGGTCGCAGAAGACGATCAAAACCGGGACAAGCCCTGTTTACCTTGGAAACCCCGTTGCTCCGGATATGCCCCTCGGATGCTGTCCACACCCTTACGATCTACATGCGGTGTTATGCGCAAAAGATAAAGGGGTGATCGGTAAAAATGGTAACCATTGGCCTACTTTAGTAGGTCCGCCATACCGAAACTTGCAGAAACGCGACAGATTCGCGGGTAAAGCGACTAGGTTAATTGCCTAGACCAGACGGGACTGGTGCAGCGCGGCCTTGATGAAGCCGGAAAACAGCGGGTGCGGGTCGAATGGCTTGGATTTGAGCTCCGGATGGAACTGCACGCCGACGAACCAGGGGTGATCGGGCCGTTCGACGATTTCGGGCAGAAGGCCGTCGGGCGACATGCCTGAAAAGATCAACCCCTGCCCTTCCAGCGCATCGCGATAGGCCGCATTGACCTCGTAGCGATGGCGGTGCCGCTCGGAAATCTCGGTGGCGCCGCCGTAGATCGCGCTCACGTGGCTGTTGCCGTCGAGCTTGGCTTCGTACGCTCCCAGCCGCATCGTGCCACCGAGATCGCCCCCTGCTTCACGCTTTTCGAGGCCCTCCTCGGTCATCCATTCGGTGATGATGCCGACGACCGGCTCCTCGGTTTCGCCGAATTCGGTCGAGGACGCTAGCGCGTGCCCCGCCTCGCGCGCGCCTTCGATGCAGGCCATCTGCATGCCGAGACAAATGCCGAAGAAGGGCACTTTGCGTTCGCGCGCGAAGCGCACGCTGGCGATCTTGCCTTCACTGCCCCGTTCGCCGAAGCCGCCGGGTACGAGGATCCCGTGCAGGGGCTCGAGCTTGGCGGCGATCGCCGCATCGTCCTCTTCGAAGACCTCGGCATCGATCCAGCGGATATTGACCTTCACGCGGTTGGCGAGCCCGCCGTGGACCAGTGCCTCGTTCAGCGACTTGTACGCATCCTGGAGGCCGACATATTTGCCGACCACGCCGATCGTCACTTCGCCTTCGGGATTGAAATAACGGTCGGTAACATCGTCCCATGCCGACAGGTCGGGCGCAGGCGCATCCACGATTCCGAAGCCGCGCAAAACCTCGGCATCGAGGCCTTCCTCGTGATATTGCAGCGGCACCGAATAGATCGACGGTGCGTCAAGCGCGGGGATCACGGCTTCTTTGCGTACGTTGCAGAAATTGGCGATCTTCTGCCGCTCGCCATCGGGCAGCGGATGTTCGGCGCGGCAGAGCAGCACATCGGGCTTGATCCCGAGGCTCGCGAGTTCGCGTACCGAATGCTGGGTCGGCTTGGTCTTCAACTCACCCGCAGCCGCAATGTAGGGTACCAGCGTCACGTGGACGCTGAGCGTCTGCATCGGCTCCAGCTCGTTCCTGAGCTGGCGGATCGCCTCCATGAAAGGCAGGGACTCGATGTCGCCCACGGTCCCGCCGATCTCGCAAAGGATGAAATCGAGATCGTCCTGGTCGGCGAGCGCGAAATTCTTGATCGCGTCGGTAACGTGCGGGATCACCTGCACCGTGGCGCCGAGGTAGTCACCGCGGCGTTCCTTGGCGATGATGTCCTGATAGACCCGGCCCGAGGTGATGTTGTCGCTCTGGCGCGCAGAAACGCCGGTGAAGCGCTCGTAGTGCCCTAAGTCGAGATCCGTCTCGGCCCCGTCGTCGGTCACATAGACCTCGCCGTGCTGGTACGGGCTCATCGTGCCCGGATCGACGTTCAGATAGGGGTCGAACTTACGGATGCGGACCTTGTAGCCGCGCGCCTGCAGCAGCGCGCCGAGCGATGCCGCCATGAGACCTTTTCCGAGCGAGGAGACCACGCCGCCGGTGATGAAAATATACCGCGCCATGGGAGTTGGGCCTTAGTCGTGAAACTGGATTCGGCGCAAGCGGATTGGGCAGGCAAACGCCCGCAATCCACATGTCTGCGCTATTTGGAGCTTATTCGGTCGCCGGCGAGAGCGGATCGTCGCTTGGCGTCGAGGGGGCATCGTCACCCGGCACCGCAGGCGCTGCGAGCGGGTCCGACTCGGTGCTGGTAACATTACGGTCAAGAGTCGATTCGATGGCATCGCCACCGGTCGTTTCGACCGCGACCGCCGCAAGGGCGATCGACAGACCGACGAAGGCGACCGCCAGCCACTTGGTCGTACGCGTAAGGAAATCGGCCGCGCCGCGCGCGCTCATCATCCCGCTCGGACTGCCGCCGATGCCGAGGCCGCCCCCTTCGCTGCGCTGCATCAGCACGACGCCGACGAGGGCCGCAGCAACGATGGCCTGCACGACGGTAAGGAAAAGAAAGAGCGACATGATGTTTGCCCGATAATGATCAATTACCCGCGCATTTAGGGGCGCGGCGGCCCTGGCACAAGATGCGCGGCGCTGCGTGCCCTACTGCTCTTCGGCGTCTCCGGCCGCGAGCGCGATATTCATGAAGCTGTCCGCCGTCAGGCTCGCCCCGCCCACCAGCGCGCCGCCGACATTGGCCACGCCGAGGATTTCGCGCGCGTTTTCAGGCTTTACCGAACCGCCATAGAGGATGCGAATCTGTCCGCCGTCTTCTTCGCCGAATCGCTCGACGAGAAACGCGCGGATCGCCCCGTGCATGGCAGCAATATCGTCCAGCGTCGGCGTACGCCCGGTGCCGATCGCCCAGATCGGTTCGTAGGCAATGGTCAAACGCTCGACGACATCTTCCATCGCATCCGGCAGCGACAGCTTGAGCTGGGTGAGGACGAACTCCTCGGCCTTGCCCTCGTCGCGCTTTTCCTCGGGTTCGCCGCAGCACAGGATGACCTTGAGCCCGGCTTCCAGCGCCGCCTCGGCCTTGCTCCGGACCAGTTCGTTGGATTCGCCGTGGTCCTGGCGGCGTTCGCTATGGCCCAGGATCACGAATTTCGCGCCGGCATCGGCGGCCATGGTCGCGGAAATGTCGCCTGTATGCGCGCCGTCGGGATCGGCATGGCAATCCTGTGCACCGACAGCGATCTGCTCGGCTTCGCGATGGACGGCGTGGATGAGCGTGAACGGCGGCGCCACGGCGACCTCGACCTTCATGTAGCGCTGCGCCGCACGGTCGATCGCACGAGCTTCAGAGAGCATCGCGCGGGTTCCGTTCATTTTCCAATTGCCGACGATATAGGGTCGGAGAGACATGCAAGAATCCTGATAGTCAGTTCGCGCAAGGGGTTAGCGCGTGGGGGCCGGGTCCGCTAGCCGAGCAATTCGATCCAGTCAAAACCCTTTGCCACCTGTTGCGGGAGGGTCGCAGCCTCTCTAAAGCGGGCGGCATTATCGGTGTGGCCCCCGCCGCGCCGGCTTTCGACCACATTTGGACCTGTCTTTTCCATGATCAATTCGTTCCGCAGATTTTTTCAGTCGAAGATCGGCATCGGCATCTTCGTCGGATTCCTCGCGCTCATCGCGATTGCCTTTGCCGGGGCGGACGTCTCCAGCACCGGCACGTTCGGCGGCGTATCGGGCGGCGACCGGGTCGCTGTGGTGGGCGAGCAGAAAGTCGGGACTGCCGAGCTGAGCCGGGCGGCATCGAATGCCCTGGACCAGTTGAGGCAGAACGATCCGACGCTGTCGATGCCGGCTTTCATCGACCAGGGCGGGCTCGAAAGGGTCGTCGAAACCCTGCTAGACCGGATCGCGATCGCGGAATTCGGCCGGAAATACGGCATGCGCGCGGGCGACAATCTGGTGAATAGCGAAATTCGCAGGATCCCGGTATTCCGCGGTGCCGACGGCAATTTCGACGAGGAAACCTATCGTGCCGCCATCGCGCGCCAGGGCCTGACCGATGCCGTCGTGCGCGACGATCTCGGCGACGGCCTGATCGCCCAGCAGGTCCTGGTGCCGGGGAGTTTCGGTGCGACGATCCCCGACAAGCTGGCGAGCAGGTATGCTGCGCTGTTCAAGGAACGTCGCCGCGGTGCCATCGCGCTAATCCCGAGCACCTCGTTCGCGCCTGACGGCGAGCCGACCGATGCGCAGGTTCAAGCCTATTACAATGCCAACAAGGGCGATTACATCCGGCCCGAGCGCCGCGTTATTCGCTATGCGACGTTCGGCGAATCGGCCGTCGCCGATGTCGGCACGCCGACCGCTGCGGAGATCGCCAATCGCTACGAACAGGATGCCTCGCGCTATGCCGCGAGCGAAGAACGTACGCTCACGCAGTTGATCGTGCCCACCCAGCAGGCGGCACAGACGTTCCGCGATCGCGTTGCCGGTGGTGCCTCGCTCGAAACGGTGGCGCGCGAAGCCGGGCTGGAAGCGCAGCAGATCGGCCCCATCGACCGCAGCGAGTACGGCGCGCAGGCTTCCGCTCAGGTTGCGCAGGCGGTGTTCGGTACCGCGCGCGGCCAGGTCGCCCCCGTCGCGCGCAGCGGCCTCGGCTGGCACGTGGTGCGGGTCGACGATGTCAATCGCATCGAAGGACGGTCGCTGGCGCAGGCGCGCGAAGAGATCGTGTCGACTCTCACGCAAGAACGGCGCCGCCGCGCCTTCAACGAATTGGCCGAAAGTATCGAAGACCGCTTCGCCGATGGCGAATCGCTCGCCGATGTCGCAGCGGAAGTCGGGGCCGAAGTGCAAACGACGCGTCCGCTCACCGGCGCCGGCATCGTCTATGGCACGCAGAACGAGCAGGCCCCGGAAATCCTGCGCCGCGCCCTCGCGACGGCGTTCCAGATGGAAGAAGGCGAACCGCAACTGACCGAGGCGGTACCGGGAGAAACCTTCATGCTGTTCGAAGCCAGCGACATTACGCCATCGGCCCCGGCTCCGCTCGCGGAGATTCGCGATACGGTGGTGGCCGACTGGAAGCGTGCCGAAGGGGCAAAGCGAGCGCGCGCGGCTGCCGACCGGGTGCTGAAACGTCTTGGCGATGGCCAGTCGCTGGCGGCCGCCGTCCGCGCGGAGGACGCCAGCATTCCCCCAATCGACCAGGTCAATTTGACTCGCGAACAGCTTGTCCAGCGCGGCGAGCGAGGGGTGCCGGCACCGCTCGCCCTGCTATTCAGCATGGCCCAGGGCACCGAAAAGAAACTGGAGGCACCGCGCAATATCGGGTGGTTTAT carries:
- a CDS encoding CTP synthase; amino-acid sequence: MARYIFITGGVVSSLGKGLMAASLGALLQARGYKVRIRKFDPYLNVDPGTMSPYQHGEVYVTDDGAETDLDLGHYERFTGVSARQSDNITSGRVYQDIIAKERRGDYLGATVQVIPHVTDAIKNFALADQDDLDFILCEIGGTVGDIESLPFMEAIRQLRNELEPMQTLSVHVTLVPYIAAAGELKTKPTQHSVRELASLGIKPDVLLCRAEHPLPDGERQKIANFCNVRKEAVIPALDAPSIYSVPLQYHEEGLDAEVLRGFGIVDAPAPDLSAWDDVTDRYFNPEGEVTIGVVGKYVGLQDAYKSLNEALVHGGLANRVKVNIRWIDAEVFEEDDAAIAAKLEPLHGILVPGGFGERGSEGKIASVRFARERKVPFFGICLGMQMACIEGAREAGHALASSTEFGETEEPVVGIITEWMTEEGLEKREAGGDLGGTMRLGAYEAKLDGNSHVSAIYGGATEISERHRHRYEVNAAYRDALEGQGLIFSGMSPDGLLPEIVERPDHPWFVGVQFHPELKSKPFDPHPLFSGFIKAALHQSRLV
- the secG gene encoding preprotein translocase subunit SecG translates to MSLFLFLTVVQAIVAAALVGVVLMQRSEGGGLGIGGSPSGMMSARGAADFLTRTTKWLAVAFVGLSIALAAVAVETTGGDAIESTLDRNVTSTESDPLAAPAVPGDDAPSTPSDDPLSPATE
- the tpiA gene encoding triose-phosphate isomerase, whose product is MSLRPYIVGNWKMNGTRAMLSEARAIDRAAQRYMKVEVAVAPPFTLIHAVHREAEQIAVGAQDCHADPDGAHTGDISATMAADAGAKFVILGHSERRQDHGESNELVRSKAEAALEAGLKVILCCGEPEEKRDEGKAEEFVLTQLKLSLPDAMEDVVERLTIAYEPIWAIGTGRTPTLDDIAAMHGAIRAFLVERFGEEDGGQIRILYGGSVKPENAREILGVANVGGALVGGASLTADSFMNIALAAGDAEEQ
- a CDS encoding peptidylprolyl isomerase; translation: MINSFRRFFQSKIGIGIFVGFLALIAIAFAGADVSSTGTFGGVSGGDRVAVVGEQKVGTAELSRAASNALDQLRQNDPTLSMPAFIDQGGLERVVETLLDRIAIAEFGRKYGMRAGDNLVNSEIRRIPVFRGADGNFDEETYRAAIARQGLTDAVVRDDLGDGLIAQQVLVPGSFGATIPDKLASRYAALFKERRRGAIALIPSTSFAPDGEPTDAQVQAYYNANKGDYIRPERRVIRYATFGESAVADVGTPTAAEIANRYEQDASRYAASEERTLTQLIVPTQQAAQTFRDRVAGGASLETVAREAGLEAQQIGPIDRSEYGAQASAQVAQAVFGTARGQVAPVARSGLGWHVVRVDDVNRIEGRSLAQAREEIVSTLTQERRRRAFNELAESIEDRFADGESLADVAAEVGAEVQTTRPLTGAGIVYGTQNEQAPEILRRALATAFQMEEGEPQLTEAVPGETFMLFEASDITPSAPAPLAEIRDTVVADWKRAEGAKRARAAADRVLKRLGDGQSLAAAVRAEDASIPPIDQVNLTREQLVQRGERGVPAPLALLFSMAQGTEKKLEAPRNIGWFIVDLDSIEAGVVGRDDPLFRQAKSQFGQTFGQEYGEQLRLAIRNDVTIERNEAAIEAVRRQLTGEAQQ